The following coding sequences are from one Primulina eburnea isolate SZY01 unplaced genomic scaffold, ASM2296580v1 ctg448_ERROPOS400000+, whole genome shotgun sequence window:
- the LOC140821185 gene encoding small ribosomal subunit protein uS19, producing the protein MADVETEVAAGQPKKRTFKKFSFRGVDLDSLLDMSTDELVKLFNARARRRFQRGLKRKPMALIKKLRKAKREAPPGEKPALVRTHLRNMIIVPEMIGSVLGVYNGKTFNPVEIKPEMIGHYLAEFSISYKPVKHGRPGIGATHSSRFIPLK; encoded by the exons ATG GCGGACGTTGAAACGGAGGTGGCGGCGGGCCAGCCGAAGAAGAGAACATTCAAGAAGTTCAGCTTTAGGGGAGTCGATCTCGATTCTCTTCTCGACATGTCCACCGATGAACTTGTTAAGCTTTTCAATGCCCGTGCTCGTAGAAG GTTTCAGAGGGGTTTGAAGAGGAAGCCCATGGCTTTGATCAAGAAGCTGCGCAAGGCT AAACGTGAGGCACCACCTGGTGAGAAGCCTGCATTGGTGAGAACGCACCTACGAAACATGATTATAGTACCTGAGATGATCGGAAGTGTCCTTGGAGTATACAACGGCAAGACCTTCAATCCAGTTGAAATCAAACCTGAAATGATCGGCCACTATCTTGCAGAATTCTCGATTTCATACAAGCCAGTTAAGCACGGAAGACCTGGTATTGGTGCCACCCACTCGTCAAGGTTCATTCCTCTTAAATAG